Part of the Carassius carassius chromosome 20, fCarCar2.1, whole genome shotgun sequence genome, AACAAGCCCATTTACTATTTGGTGATGTTTATCATCATTTAAATAACATGTATAAACAATGGGAATTAAGATTATGGTCATATCACTCACCCATAAGCAGTTCAACAAAAATAGATACATGATACAAAATGTTATGGTCTCCTAGTATATGCAAACCAAAGACAACTGTGGCAAGGAATGAAAAACTCCAGATAAAAAAaagccttgggagaaaccaggttaTACcaggggtcagttctcctctggatATACATTCATATGTCAGTAACTAAACAGACAAATCTCATGTAACTGTAGTAGTGTGTTCTTTTcattggtttatttgattttgcaacactgtaaaaaataagaaTTTGATAATTCCGTTTGGTTTTAGCTACAAGCTCATGTGAAAGtctaataaaacatgaaaacaaagtcCCTGCAGATGTCCACTGATTTGCATTAAAGAATTAGTGAGTACcactttaaggaatagttcacccaaaaataaaaccattaatttCCACAGcagtgttgttctaaacctgcacAACTTTCTTTAAGAATATCCTGACCACTCCGTGAAGCAGCTGTGTTTGTTCAAAGAAGAAATGACAGAGAAATGACACACAGAGTAGTGCTGGTCAAACACTAAATGCCCTgggtttattaaacattttttgtcataattattttgtaattcatTCTTCCAGGTGGgacttgggaaaaaaaaaaaaaaaacacctcaaagATAGATGATGCCATTGGAACGGGCATTCAGATTGTGGTACATACAAACAACTACGAGTAGCCTTGTGAAGTACCGTCCTCTTCACAGAAGAGAGCTCGTGCTGGCCCCACAGGACGGGTCAACATGAAGTCTTACAGGAAACAAAACGTCccttttttgttcattttcctTGTTTTCATATAAAGTGGAATGTTGATGATGATGTCACTGTAGTCCTCTCCCTTAAGAACTACTGTTACACACAAATAACAGACTCGCTCCTCAACACGGGACGTACAATCAGTCATCACAACAGAGGTAATAAAAATAAACCCATTTAAGTTTCACAAACCCCAAATAAAAAAAGGGTCTCTCAGATTCCAAAACAAAATGACTCATACAAAgcagcaatgtaaaaaaaaaaaaaaaaaaaaaatagtgcttGAGTGGAGTGGACTGCTTTTTTCCAAGAGATGTTCACATACAACTGCTGTagctacatgcacacacacgctgCACAGAAACCCAGGAGGTTacagtgtataaaaaaaataaaaaaaaaactatcgggaaaaaaacaaacaagatttTGTAAACACCTCACAATAAATAGATAAAACAGCAGGTTTTGCACCATGCATGTGACATACATTCAGATACAGTCTCACAGACATTTTTAACATTCACAATCTCAGAcacacaacacatacacacactacgAAAATCGcagttttttttcagatttttttcccaAGTGCAAAACATCACAAATGAACAATTTCTGTATTCAAGTAATGTTATATACAAGGGGGTGTATTACAAATATGTATGTACATAGAATATTTTCCATATTTCATAATTTACAGATGTTGCTATCTTAACAGTTACAAAATTTTggaaaaagataaaaacaaaacatatgagCATTGCAATTAAGTCCCAACGGCTGCCACGGAAACAGCGTCGCTATGATGCATAGCACCTAAAGGAGACGCCTCGACTGAGAGGAGGTGTGTGAACACTTGAGGGGCGGGGCTACGTCACCTCCATAGCAACGGTTTTGTCTGTTAGACTGTTTAACGGAGGTTTCTCTTGATCGTGATTTTCCCTGCAAGAAATATTCAATACAAAATAACTTATTAGGAGACCTCAAATtcaaatcaaagaacaaaaactgatccttaattaaaaaaaaaacagtgaagtgaacataaaacagcatttataattatttttatttttctaatgcaataaaatatttctgttttgcaaTCAGAAACATGACAACACTAGTTCAGAACCAACATATAGTAATTATTAAAACTTCATATTTTCctaattgaaaattaaaatgtcatgttaAATTTGAAAAGTAAATTTGAAAAACTATTTGTTTTGATTAAGATTACACTTACcaactgtaaaattatttatgtttttaagacAAACTTCAAGTGAGTGTTAGATGATGTCAAAgacaatgtaacaaaaaaatcGGAAGAATCCGCATTGATTGACAGAATAATAATCGACTAATACAGATTAGTGCATGGTAAGTCAGAACGATTAGGGGGAAAAgtatctaatttttatttttctaataataataataataataataataaacaattatgaTTGTAATAAtgcattagcaaaaaaaaaaaaaaaggctcatgTTTGCTGTACTTATTTAGGATTGTACAATTTGGACAAATTATGATCAATATGATAAACGACAGACGGTACTTTTAATTTCTATTCAACCAGAAATGTTCTTTTGACCCCACAGAGTTACTCACCTGGGCCCCATGTCGAGGGTAGTCGACCCCGCGGTGACCTTTGGGATGGGTCTGTTGGCGTTGGCAGCGAGTTTTAGGGCAGAGGCAGGAACAGTGAGCTGCCGCTGCAGCTGCCGCACGCTCAAGGTGCCTGCTGGTGAGGGGACGCTCACTCTCACGGCCCCGCCCATCAGCGCTTGACCGGGGGCTGGGCCAGACGTGCTGACGTGGTGATTGGCCGAGGAGGTTCCGTTGTTAGTGGTGGAGGCGGTGGCAGCGGGGGAGGGGGATGAGGTGGAGGTAGGGCCCGCAGACGGAAGGATGGATGACCCTGCAGAGCTCGTGTGATGTAAGCCCTTATAGACGCCTGCAGAGTCAAACGATGGAAGACCATGAGAACAGAATTCATTGCATGCTGATAAATATATTAATGGTGAATGCATATGGTTTAGAAAGACCAACCTGAGGCTGAAACGACTCCATTGACACCAACTCCCTCCTCTTTACTCTTGAGCGCCACCAGCTGGTCAGGAGTCACCAGTGCAGAGGCAGCAAACTGAGCACCGGCAGCATCTATCGTCTTCGACACCAAACTCTGAAGTACAGAAAACTAATGAAGTTACAAAACAGCAGCTCAGTAACACAAAATCTGTTCAGTGGATTAGATTAAATTCAACTTGAAAACAgccttttcattcattttcaaggATATTGTGTGATCAAAACAGCAGAGGTTGTGTTACATTATGGGAATTGTCAATGGTTTGCAGTCACATAAACAAGATGCCAACACACCTTGACCTTGTTATTGCTCATAACACTgcatttattatcaataatacataatactcatgttttattttattttttttataactcatcccaTCTCTATTCATCTTTAAAATGtaacatctgaaaacacattatacacatatataaagaGAAGCACATATGGACCCTAGTAAAAATCCTGGGGTGAACTACAATAATGGTGAacgcaaaaaaattacaaatgtacaTTTTGCACTCATCACAATAGTTAAGAGTGTTTCCAAGACTttctaaaagaagaagaaaaaaaaaaacctttgaaagaGACATCATTCAAAAAGAACAAGGATGTCAATAgcaaaaagttaataaaacacaaatgtatattGACATTTCCAACATTACAATTACAAACCTAGCTGTGAAGGGTCCATAAACTGTAAAAGTATTTTGGGAACAGGAATTAAGTATCGTTGCCACACAAAATATTTCCTCAGATAATGAAAGACTCATGATTATTAACCACAATAAGTCTTAAAACATTGTCTCATGTACTACTTCAAAACAGGACAATCTTTCGATCGAAATTAGAAAGCACATCAACATGTTCTTGCTCACGTCAATGTACAGTGACACGACGTGAAGCAAGGCTCTAGGAAAGATGCCAGGTTTAGTGTACACTGGAGGTCTATGTCACCGAAGGCTCACCTGGGGGTTGTTGGGGATGGCTGTGCTGCCGGCCTGCTGCTGTAGCTGAACCTGTTCAAGCTGCTGCTTCTGCATCAGTGCCAGCTGCTCCTGGTGCTGCTGGTACTGCTCCGCTGTGAACGCTGCAGGAGCACATGTGCAGAGAAAAGATCACCACATGCCAAAAACTGATGGTACTGCTCACGTCAAGACTCACAATCATCACATTATGCCAACAAAAGTTATTCTAACATTTTCATAGTcttgaaaacattttgaaatgaactTTACAACTCATTAAAAACCAGAGAAAAAGAACAAAGCAGGAACTATTTGGCATCAGGGGACCCACCGGGTGTGGGTGGAGGTACACGTGGTTTGGCGGAGGAGGCAGGGCCTCTCTGTGTCTGAAGCGTGCTGATAGGGCGGATGAGGAAGCCGCGGCGAGGTCTCCGGGCAGACCAGTGTTCAGGATTGTCGGGGTCGTCTGGCGGTGCCGTCCGAGGCTTGAAATGCCTCCAGCGACAGGCTTTGATATTGAGCAGGATTTGTGTGAGGTCTGGTGAGGTGGAGGAGGGGGCAGAGGTATCTGTGCTGGTGTGTGAGGTATCCGTGCTGGGCTGCTGGGTGGGAGACGATGATGGGAATGTGGGGGAATCTGGGTCCAGCCCATGATACACAGTATCCCATTCAGAGTAGGCTCGGTCCAACAAAACCCTACAAACAAACGAGAGAATTCGTCTATTGTTGCACAGTGagttaacacacacatacatgcatatataaactGAATGAACCACGATatgcacattaataaaaataaataaaaaaaacccattacaaaagAACTGCGTAAAAGtatttgctgaaaaataaaatgaacttataataaaatgtaataaaaatggtcaatagttaaaaaatattcacaaataactgaaattattaaaatattttttttctcagcaaattATGTGATTACATGCAAATTGACTGAATTCGCAAGTATTGATCAGATGAAGAATGCAAATTACAAACTGAATTGAAACCACAATTATTTGCAGAGCAAAGTCCTCAAATgaacaatttaaattaactgaatgaaactGCAATTATTTGTGTGAAAATATGCAATTTAACTGTCTTAACTCACCTGCCCCCTCTGCCCACTCGCCGACGTGCCAACCCCAGGCATCGTCGTGGCACCGTGAGCGTGGTGAGAGAATAGCGATACCGCACATCTGCTAGCCCTCCCTCGGCAGGGTCTGACCAGGGCCAACCGC contains:
- the epc1b gene encoding enhancer of polycomb homolog 1b isoform X2, which codes for MDCYPPGGSDGYIGVGLLGAEEHHLQRAISAQQVYGEKRDNMVIPVPEAESNIAYYESLYPGDFRMSKQLIHIQPFSLDTEQPDYDLDSEDETFVNKLKKKMDVGALQFEEMIDRLEKGSGQQPVSLQEAKLLLKEDDELIKAVYEYWSRKRKACQSGSLIPVVKQEKRDGSSTSDPYVAFRRRTEKMQTRKNRKNDEASYEKMLKLRRDLSRAVTILEMIKRREKSKRELLHLTLEIVEKRNGMADFGGEVMAEVLAQRALEKPVIPLIPITNSNQYRHTEHDRMDKPEVVRQKRKYEKKAKPLPLAGSAHSGPAVFNTKDLNQYDFPSSDDEPYSQMFSGSSEVEEENDPDGVFGFRRRTGCQYHAARSGPVGGWPWSDPAEGGLADVRYRYSLTTLTVPRRCLGLARRRVGRGGRVLLDRAYSEWDTVYHGLDPDSPTFPSSSPTQQPSTDTSHTSTDTSAPSSTSPDLTQILLNIKACRWRHFKPRTAPPDDPDNPEHWSARRPRRGFLIRPISTLQTQRGPASSAKPRVPPPTPAFTAEQYQQHQEQLALMQKQQLEQVQLQQQAGSTAIPNNPQSLVSKTIDAAGAQFAASALVTPDQLVALKSKEEGVGVNGVVSASGVYKGLHHTSSAGSSILPSAGPTSTSSPSPAATASTTNNGTSSANHHVSTSGPAPGQALMGGAVRVSVPSPAGTLSVRQLQRQLTVPASALKLAANANRPIPKVTAGSTTLDMGPRENHDQEKPPLNSLTDKTVAMEVT